In Rhinolophus ferrumequinum isolate MPI-CBG mRhiFer1 chromosome 25, mRhiFer1_v1.p, whole genome shotgun sequence, the following proteins share a genomic window:
- the LOC117017363 gene encoding olfactory receptor 10G6 yields the protein MQSGNQSSVSYFFLVGLHHPPQLGVPLFLAFLFIYVLTVSGNGLIILTVLVDTQLHRPMYWFLCHLSLLDMTISSAIVPKMLAGFLLDSRVISFGGCVIQLFSFHFLGCTECFLYTLMAYDRFLAICKPLHYATIMTQSVCNYLAFGTWLGGTLHSLFQTSFIFRLPFCGPNRVDYFFCDIPAMLRLACADTTINELVTFVDIGFLALTCFVLILTSYGYIVAAILRIRSVDGRRNAFSTCAAHLTVVIVYYVPCTFIYLHPGSQEPLDGVVAVFYTVITPLLNPIIYTLRNKEMKTALWRLGGCKDLQPQ from the coding sequence ATGCAAAGTGGAAACCAATCTTCTGTATCTTACTTCTTTTTGGTGGGCCTGCACCACCCACCGCAGCTGGGGGTACCACTCTTCCTAGCTTTCCTTTTCATCTATGTCCTCACTGTCTCTGGCAATGGCCTCATCATTCTCACTGTCTTGGTGGACACCCAGCTCCACCGCCCCATGTACTGGTTCCTATGTCACCTCTCCCTCTTGGACATGACCATTTCTTCTGCCATTGTCCCCAAGATGTTAGCTGGCTTTCTCTTGGATAGTAGGGTTATCTCCTTTGGGGGCTGTGTAATCcaacttttttcatttcatttcctggGCTGCACTGAATGTTTCCTTTACACACTCATGGCTTATGATCGTTTTCTGGCCATTTGTAAACCTTTACATTATGCCACCATCATGACCCAGAGCGTCTGCAACTACCTGGCTTTTGGCACCTGGCTTGGAGGCACCCTTCACTCTCTTTTCCAAACAAGCTTCATATTCCGGCTTCCCTTCTGTGGTCCAAACCGGGTAGACTACTTCTTCTGTGACATTCCTGCCATGCTGCGTCTAGCCTGTGCTGACACCACTATCAATGAGTTGGTCACCTTTGTGGACATTGGCTTCCTGGCCCTCACCTGCTTTGTCCTTATCCTCACTTCCTATGGCTACATAGTGGCTGCCATCCTGCGAATCCGGTCCGTTGACGGGCGCCGCAATGCCTTCTCCACCTGTGCTGCCCACCTCACTGTTGTCATTGTTTACTATGTGCCCTGCACCTTCATTTACCTTCATCCTGGCTCACAGGAACCCCTAGATGGGGTGGTAGCTGTTTTCTACACTGTCATCACTCCCTTGCTTAACCCCATCATCTACACTCTCCggaacaaagaaatgaagacagcATTATGGAGGTTGGGAGGTTGCAAGGATTTGCAACCCCAGTGA
- the LOC117017682 gene encoding securin-like: protein MATVIFVDKENGEPGTRVAPKDRLKLGSGPSVKALDGRSQDSTPRVGKMFGAPPALPKAARKALGTVNRVTEKSVKTNGPLKQKQTTFSAKKVTEKTIKAKSSLPASDDTYPEIEKFFPFNPLHFESFDLPEEHQIAQLPLSGVPLLLLDEDREFEKLLHVGPPSPLKMPPPPWESNPLQSPSSILSSLDVELPPVCYDLDV, encoded by the coding sequence ATGGCTACTGTGATCTTTGTTGATAAGGAAAATGGAGAACCAGGCACCCGTGTGGCTCCTAAGGACCGGCTGAAGCTGGGGTCTGGGCCTTCAGTCAAAGCTTTAGATGGGAGATCTCAGGATTCAACTCCACGTGTTGGCAAAATGTTTGGTGCTCCACCAGCCTTACCTAAAGCTGCCAGAAAGGCTTTGGGAACTGTCAACAGAGTTACAGAAAAGTCAGTAAAGACTAATGGACCTctcaaacagaaacagacaaccTTCTCTGCCAAAAAGGTGACAGAGAAGACTATTAAAGCAAAAAGCTCGCTTCCTGCCTCGGATGACACCtatccagaaatagaaaaattctttCCCTTCAATCCTCTACATTTTGAGAGTTTCGACCTGCCTGAAGAGCACCAGATTGCACAGCTTCCCTTGAGTGGAGTGCCCCTCTTACTCCTCGATGAGGACAGGGAATTTGAAAAGCTGTTACACGTGGGCCCCCCTTCACCTCTGAAGATGCCCCCTCCACCGTGGGAGTCCAATCCGTTGCAGTCTCCCTCAAGCATTCTGTCATCTCTGGATGTTGAATTGCCACCTGTTTGTTACGACTTAGATGTTTAA